A stretch of the Duncaniella dubosii genome encodes the following:
- a CDS encoding ABC transporter permease, with amino-acid sequence MKNPIFDIENWREIGTTLAQNKTRTFMTAFGIFWGTAILAMLIGGSKGLKSFMSRNFEGFATNVAIVFPGRTTKPYAGFNKGMELELNLQDIINIRRAIPEIENSSAVNNLWANALYGQKSSNAMLTGVESGYDKIFVPVMYEGRFINEADNTRSRKVCVVGKKVADEIFGTESGLGKEISLNGIYYKVVGIAGQTSEISMGAELDESVIIPYNSMRANYNLGTKVGMFMMTLKSGYAPGDYENTVRRLIARNHPVAPDDEGAMYFFDVSEQFKMVDNIFLGITLLALVVGAGTLLSGIIGVGNIMWIIVRERTHEIGIRRAIGAKPRDIITQILSESMVLTTIAGVAGICFAIILLAIAEHAFADERGIIAFQLSFMQAVYILVTFLVLGTAAGLIPAIKAMKIKPIEALNDK; translated from the coding sequence ATGAAAAATCCAATATTTGACATAGAAAACTGGCGCGAGATAGGCACTACACTTGCCCAAAACAAGACGCGTACATTCATGACCGCATTTGGTATTTTCTGGGGAACTGCCATCCTTGCGATGCTTATCGGAGGATCAAAAGGTCTGAAGAGTTTCATGAGTAGAAATTTTGAAGGATTCGCAACCAATGTCGCGATAGTATTTCCCGGACGCACGACAAAACCATACGCAGGCTTCAACAAAGGCATGGAGCTTGAACTAAACTTGCAGGATATTATAAACATACGCCGAGCGATACCTGAGATAGAAAATTCATCTGCTGTCAACAACCTGTGGGCAAATGCTCTTTACGGGCAAAAGAGTTCCAACGCCATGCTCACAGGCGTAGAAAGCGGTTATGACAAAATTTTTGTCCCGGTAATGTATGAAGGCCGCTTCATAAACGAAGCTGACAACACCCGCTCACGCAAGGTATGTGTGGTCGGGAAAAAAGTGGCTGATGAAATTTTCGGCACAGAATCAGGTCTTGGAAAAGAAATATCACTCAACGGCATATATTATAAGGTCGTAGGTATCGCCGGCCAGACGTCTGAAATAAGCATGGGAGCGGAGCTTGATGAATCGGTCATAATCCCTTACAATTCGATGCGTGCCAACTATAACCTCGGGACAAAAGTCGGAATGTTCATGATGACTCTCAAAAGCGGATATGCCCCCGGTGATTATGAAAATACCGTAAGAAGGCTTATTGCCCGAAACCATCCTGTAGCTCCTGACGATGAAGGAGCAATGTATTTCTTCGATGTGTCGGAACAATTCAAAATGGTCGACAATATATTTCTCGGTATCACTCTTCTTGCCCTCGTGGTGGGTGCCGGCACTCTTTTGTCGGGAATCATCGGTGTCGGAAACATCATGTGGATCATCGTCCGTGAACGTACTCACGAAATCGGCATCCGACGTGCTATCGGCGCAAAACCTCGCGACATAATTACACAGATACTCTCGGAGAGTATGGTGCTGACCACAATCGCCGGAGTGGCGGGAATCTGTTTTGCCATCATTCTGCTTGCCATAGCCGAGCATGCTTTTGCCGACGAACGTGGTATCATCGCATTTCAGCTCTCGTTCATGCAGGCGGTCTACATCCTTGTCACATTCCTTGTGCTTGGCACCGCAGCAGGACTTATCCCCGCTATCAAGGCCATGAAAATAAAGCCGATTGAAGCTCTCAACGACAAGTAA
- a CDS encoding ABC transporter permease encodes MFDLASEIMATLRNNKLRTALTGFAVSWGIFLLIVLLSVSRGLVNGMESMFAQRDTETVSIRGGYAQKAFKGLKENRRIRLKDSDMDVLESQNANVIADVAAQISNDSAKVTSSKDYLTGGYRGVYPTEQRNSGLNIVNGRFINQNDINQRRRVAVINEESAKTLFGEKEPVGQLVEICDLSFTVVGTYKQEWRRDVYIPYSTARSMSGGSDRVNNITVKLKNVRTLEESDDAETSFRSTLGRLHSFAEDDRGSLWIWNRFSDYMRSSSAMGAIGMAVWVIGLLTMLSGIVGVSNIMFVSVRERTHEIGVRRAIGAKPRSILKQIILESVAITTLFGYVGIVLGVLLSQGIAMLTESGGDRSPIKDPTVDIAIAIQVTLVLIIAGALAGLFPAMKSLKIKPVEALRDE; translated from the coding sequence ATGTTTGATCTTGCAAGTGAAATAATGGCAACCCTGCGCAACAACAAACTGCGCACCGCTCTGACAGGATTCGCCGTGTCATGGGGAATTTTTCTCCTGATAGTGCTGCTCAGCGTCTCGCGTGGGCTTGTCAACGGAATGGAATCAATGTTCGCCCAACGCGACACCGAAACTGTGTCGATTCGCGGCGGCTACGCACAGAAAGCGTTCAAAGGTCTTAAGGAAAACAGACGCATACGACTGAAGGATTCCGACATGGACGTGCTTGAATCGCAGAATGCGAATGTCATAGCCGACGTTGCCGCACAGATTTCCAATGACTCCGCAAAAGTCACAAGCTCCAAGGATTATCTGACCGGAGGCTACCGTGGAGTATACCCGACCGAACAACGGAACAGCGGTCTTAACATCGTGAATGGACGTTTCATAAATCAGAACGACATCAATCAGCGCCGACGTGTGGCGGTCATCAACGAAGAATCGGCCAAGACATTGTTTGGCGAAAAAGAGCCTGTCGGCCAGCTGGTCGAAATCTGCGACCTGTCATTCACTGTCGTCGGGACATACAAACAGGAATGGCGGCGCGATGTCTACATCCCATACTCCACGGCACGTTCGATGAGCGGCGGGTCTGACCGAGTGAACAATATAACTGTCAAACTCAAAAATGTCAGGACTCTCGAAGAAAGCGATGATGCAGAAACCAGCTTCCGTTCCACTCTCGGCCGCCTTCATTCCTTTGCCGAAGATGACAGAGGTTCACTCTGGATATGGAACAGATTTTCGGATTATATGCGCTCGTCGTCAGCTATGGGGGCGATCGGGATGGCAGTCTGGGTCATAGGACTGCTGACCATGCTTTCGGGAATCGTCGGTGTGAGCAACATTATGTTTGTTTCCGTGCGCGAACGTACACATGAAATCGGAGTCCGCCGTGCGATCGGTGCAAAACCACGCAGCATCCTGAAACAAATCATACTCGAAAGCGTAGCTATAACCACGCTGTTCGGCTATGTAGGCATTGTCCTTGGCGTTCTTTTATCGCAGGGCATAGCCATGCTGACAGAATCCGGAGGAGACCGCTCCCCTATCAAAGACCCGACCGTCGACATTGCGATAGCAATTCAGGTAACGCTGGTGCTTATCATCGCGGGAGCTCTTGCCGGGCTCTTCCCTGCCATGAAATCGCTTAAAATCAAACCTGTCGAAGCACTCCGCGACGAGTAG